In the Gossypium raimondii isolate GPD5lz chromosome 9, ASM2569854v1, whole genome shotgun sequence genome, one interval contains:
- the LOC105799259 gene encoding transcription factor LHW, which yields MGGLLKEALKSLCGVSQWSYAVFWKIGCQNTRLLIWEEYFYQPAPTSVSPSIVGIRNPELSFGEREGCWGSETSSQLGSQTWDDKVHLLINKMMINNRINIVGQGLVGRAAFTGNHQWILANNYVTDAHPPEVMNEVQLQVSAGMQTVAVIPVLPHGVLQLGSSMTIMENMGFLNDVKSLILGLGCIPGALLSNSYGTNERIEKAGIPISFGKPISMDSAGTCRPTTSMTSVFEGCNQQSSSSQASRIVGQSSSQENLQGATSTSRLPGLIQTLARFNADQCESDICPEMKPNRNFKSLMDCGVVGAEVTHSNSALWLNPQVSFCNSQSGFNCQPMIGRSIASHCSIKSTGQQVLSDGILQNHAVNSPKSIPGTVPNLQNLEDCTPLAGSRVWEVGLSTVEVPLSMLTNQLTSTCMISGVPNQGEDSEDFKYTPADLVPKKESMDNDLFEALNIPLLHADRGMPFAEQLPNAFQDCLMHGGESSSTRSLNVKYEDSYVQPPSGDDLFDVLGADLKSKLLNGKWNNMLAEGQDLKMQNLGMDTTILRDMQNVFSSNLSANEQISDRGIYSGVGKDHLLDAVVSSARSAAKQISDDNVSCRTTMTKFSNSSVPSSSVISNQVQGELLGGLPSSLLKGGTLPSSSYRSSCSKDDAGACSQTTMYGSQISSWVELAHNSRRDSSVATANSKRNNEMVKPNRKRLKPGENPRPRPKDRQMIQDRVKELREIVPNGAKCSIDALLEKTIKHMLFLQSVTKHADKLKQTGESKIKENFEGGATWAFEVGSQSMLCPIVVEDLNRPRQMLVEMLCEERGFFLEIADLIRGLGLTILKGVMETRNDKIWARFTVEANRDVTRVEVFMSLVRLLEQTAKSSSTSSANAFDRNNMVVQHTFPQAASIPATGTAGSLQ from the exons ATGGGTGGTTTGTTGAAAGAAGCTTTGAAGTCACTTTGTGGGGTGAGTCAATGGTCTTATGCTGTGTTTTGGAAGATCGGCTGCCAGAATACTAG GTTACTGATTTGGGAGGAATATTTCTATCAACCTGCACCGACTTCAGTCTCTCCATCCATTGTTGGAATTCGGAACCCTGAGTTGTCATTTGGAGAGCGGGAGGGATGCTGGGGTTCAGAAACTTCCTCTCAACTTGGGAGTCAAACATGGGATGACAAAGTCCATTTGCTGATAAAcaaaatgatgataaataatCGTATTAATATAGTAGGTCAAGG GTTAGTTGGCCGAGCTGCATTTACTGGTAATCATCAGTGGATTCTTGCAAATAATTATGTTACAGATGCTCACCCCCCAGAG GTTATGAATGAGGTCCAACTCCAAGTTTCAGCTGGCATGCAG ACTGTTGCAGTCATTCCTGTTCTTCCTCATGGTGTTCTTCAGCTTGGTTCTTCCATGACT ATTATGGAGAACATGGGATTTCTGAATGATGTGAAAAGTTTGATTCTTGGTTTGGGATGCATCCCTGGAGCACTTCTTTCTAACAGCTATGGAACAAATGAACGCATTGAGAAAGCTGGGATTCCCATTTCCTTTGGAAAGCCCATTTCAATGGATTCAGCTGGAACTTGTAGACCTACAACTTCAATGACTTCAGTTTTTGAAGGCTGCAACCAACAAAGCAGTTCATCTCAGGCTTCAAGGATTGTTGGTCAATCATCTTCCCAAGAAAACTTGCAGGGTGCCACTTCAACATCCAGATTACCTGGCCTGATCCAAACTTTGGCTAGATTTAATGCTGATCAATGTGAATCAGATATCTGTCCAGAGATGAAGCCAAATAGAAACTTTAAAAGTCTAATGGACTGTGGAGTTGTTGGTGCTGAAGTAACTCACTCTAACTCAGCTTTGTGGCTGAACCCTCAAGTTTCTTTTTGCAACTCACAGTCTGGGTTCAATTGTCAGCCTATGATTGGTCGATCAATTGCCAGTCATTGTAGCATAAAATCAACAGGGCAACAGGTTTTATCAGATGGCATCCTACAAAATCATGCTGTCAACAGCCCAAAATCAATCCCAGGCACTGTTCCAAACTTGCAAAATCTAGAAGATTGCACACCCTTGGCAGGGAGCAGGGTTTGGGAAGTTGGTTTGTCTACGGTGGAGGTTCCTTTATCCATGCTGACCAATCAGTTAACAAGTACTTGTATGATTTCAGGAGTTCCTAATCAAGGAGAGGATTCTGAGGATTTTAAGTATACTCCAGCTGATTTGGTTCCAAAGAAAGAAAGCATGGATAATGATTTGTTTGAAGCGCTTAATATTCCATTGCTCCATGCTGATCGTGGCATGCCTTTTGCTGAGCAGCTTCCAAATGCTTTTCAAGATTGCCTGATGCATGGAGGTGAAAGTTCGAGTACTAGATCCTTGAATGTTAAGTATGAAGATTCATATGTCCAGCCTCCATCAGGGGATGACTTGTTTGATGTATTAGGGGCAGATTTGAAGAGTAAACTACTCAATGGGAAATGGAATAATATGCTTGCTGAGGGACAAGATTTGAAGATGCAAAATCTGGGTATGGATACTACGATTCTTAGGGATATGCAGAATGTGTTTTCTAGTAATCTTTCTGCTAATGAACAGATTTCTGACCGGGGTATTTACTCTGGGGTGGGAAAAGATCATCTTTTGGATGCTGTGGTTTCTAGTGCCCGTTCTGCTGCGAAACAGATATCAGATGACAATGTGTCCTGCAGGACAACAATGACAAAGTTCAGTAACTCATCTGTTCCTAGTAGCTCTGTTATTTCCAATCAAGTGCAAGGGGAGTTGCTTGGTGGCCTTCCTAGTTCTCTATTGAAAGGAGGAACTCTTCCATCAAGTTCTTATCGATCTAGCTGTAGCAAGGATGATGCTGGAGCTTGTTCTCAAACTACTATGTATGGATCTCAAATCAGTTCATGGGTTGAGCTGGCGCATAATTCAAGGCGTGATAGCAGTGTCGCAACTGCAAACTCAAAAAGGAACAATGAAATGGTCAAGCCAAATCGCAAAAGGCTAAAACCTGGAGAGAACCCTAGACCCAGGCCAAAAGATCGCCAGATGATTCAAGATCGAGTGAAAGAGTTGAGGGAAATTGTACCAAATGGAGCAAAA TGTAGCATAGATGCTCTGCTCGAAAAAACCATCAAGCATATGCTTTTCCTGCAAAGTGTAACAAAGCATGCAGACAAGTTAAAACAAACAGGAGAGTCTAAG ATAAAGGAAAACTTTGAGGGAGGTGCGACATGGGCATTTGAGGTCGGCTCACAATCTATGTTATGCCCTATTGTGGTTGAGGATCTGAATCGACCTCGTCAGATGCTTGTAGAG ATGCTTTGTGAAGAACGGGGTTTCTTCCTTGAAATAGCCGACTTAATCAGGGGGTTGGGATTGACCATCTTGAAGGGAGTTATGGAAACTAGGAATGACAAGATCTGGGCACGTTTCACTGTGGAG GCTAACAGGGATGTTACGAGGGTGGAGGTATTTATGTCGCTTGTTCGTCTTTTGGAGCAAACTGCAAAGAGCAGTAGCACATCATCTGCCAATGCTTTTGATAGAAACAACATGGTGGTTCAGCACACTTTTCCCCAAGCTGCATCTATACCAGCAACTGGTACAGCCGGCAGTTTGCAGTGA